One window from the genome of Streptomyces cadmiisoli encodes:
- a CDS encoding M4 family metallopeptidase, with the protein MRLSSSRRRTSHTLQRSVASVALAGVAALLATAVQSGAATAAPQQAPSASAEAGAQPVKLTPAQRAALIRAAGADTAATADELRLGGKEKLVVRDVVKDADGTLHTRYERTYGGIPVLGGDLVVRTDADGRTEGVTKATRAAVDVPSLDPAISTDRAERQALGAARAQDAKGPDVDRTPRKVVWAASGKPALAYETVVGGLQEDGTPQELHVVTDATTGKKLYEWQAVKNGTGHTVYSGTVDLTTTQSGSTYNLTDGARGNHRTYNLNRGTSGTGTLFSGSDDVWGNGTASNPESAGADAHYGAALTWDYYKNVHGRSGIRGDGVGAYSRVHYGNNYVNAFWSDSCFCMTYGDGSGNANPLTSIDVAGHEMTHGLTSATAGLVYSGESGGLNEATSDILGTAVEFYANNSSDIGDYLIGEEIDINGDGTPLRYMDQPSKDGASKDNWYSGIGSIDVHYSSGPANHFFYLLSEGSGSKVVNGVSYNSPTADGLPVTGIGRAKAEQIWFKALTTKFTSTTNYAGARTGTLAVAGELYGTSSAEYKAVQDAWAGVAVGPRPGGPGGGTSFENTGDVSIPDNGAAVTSSIAVTGRAGNAPANLQVAVDIVHTWRGDLVIDLLAPDGTAYRLKNFSSSDSADNVDETYTVNASSEVADGTWRLRVQDQAARDTGYINSWKLTFP; encoded by the coding sequence TTGAGACTTAGTTCTTCGCGCAGACGCACCTCCCACACCCTGCAGCGTTCCGTCGCCTCCGTCGCCCTCGCCGGCGTCGCGGCCCTCCTCGCCACCGCCGTGCAGTCAGGGGCGGCGACGGCCGCCCCGCAGCAGGCACCGTCCGCGTCGGCCGAGGCCGGCGCCCAGCCCGTGAAGCTCACCCCGGCCCAGCGCGCGGCGCTGATCCGGGCGGCCGGCGCCGACACCGCGGCGACCGCCGACGAGCTCCGCCTCGGCGGCAAGGAGAAGCTCGTCGTCCGGGACGTCGTCAAGGACGCCGACGGCACCCTGCACACCCGCTACGAGCGGACCTACGGCGGCATCCCCGTCCTCGGCGGCGACCTGGTCGTCCGCACGGACGCGGACGGCCGGACCGAGGGCGTCACCAAGGCGACCCGGGCCGCCGTCGACGTGCCTTCGCTCGACCCCGCGATCAGCACCGACCGGGCGGAGCGGCAGGCGCTCGGCGCCGCGCGGGCGCAGGACGCCAAGGGCCCCGACGTGGACCGCACGCCCCGCAAGGTCGTCTGGGCCGCGAGCGGCAAGCCGGCCCTGGCCTACGAGACCGTCGTCGGCGGCCTCCAGGAGGACGGCACCCCGCAGGAGCTGCACGTCGTCACCGACGCCACGACCGGCAAGAAGCTGTACGAGTGGCAGGCCGTCAAGAACGGCACCGGTCACACGGTCTACAGCGGCACGGTCGACCTCACCACCACCCAGTCCGGGTCGACGTACAACCTCACCGACGGGGCGCGCGGCAACCACCGCACGTACAACCTGAACCGCGGCACCTCCGGGACCGGCACCCTGTTCTCCGGCTCCGACGACGTCTGGGGCAACGGCACCGCGTCCAACCCGGAGTCGGCCGGCGCGGACGCGCACTACGGCGCCGCGCTGACCTGGGACTACTACAAGAACGTGCACGGCCGCAGCGGGATCAGGGGCGACGGCGTCGGCGCCTACTCGCGCGTCCACTACGGCAACAACTACGTCAACGCGTTCTGGTCCGACAGCTGCTTCTGCATGACCTACGGCGACGGCTCCGGCAACGCCAACCCGCTCACCTCCATCGACGTGGCCGGCCACGAGATGACGCACGGCCTCACCTCGGCCACCGCGGGGCTCGTCTACAGCGGCGAGTCCGGCGGTCTGAACGAGGCGACCTCCGACATCCTCGGCACCGCCGTCGAGTTCTACGCGAACAACTCCTCCGACATCGGGGACTACCTGATCGGCGAGGAGATCGACATCAACGGCGACGGTACGCCGCTGCGCTACATGGACCAGCCGAGCAAGGACGGCGCGTCCAAGGACAACTGGTACTCGGGCATAGGCTCGATCGACGTGCACTACTCGTCCGGCCCCGCGAACCACTTCTTCTACCTGCTCAGCGAGGGCAGCGGAAGCAAGGTCGTCAACGGCGTCAGCTACAACTCGCCCACCGCGGACGGGCTCCCGGTGACCGGCATCGGCCGGGCGAAGGCCGAGCAGATCTGGTTCAAGGCGCTCACCACGAAGTTCACGTCCACGACCAACTACGCGGGCGCCCGCACCGGCACGCTGGCCGTCGCCGGTGAGCTGTACGGCACGTCGAGCGCCGAGTACAAGGCGGTGCAGGACGCCTGGGCCGGTGTCGCCGTCGGCCCGCGGCCCGGCGGTCCGGGCGGCGGTACCTCCTTCGAGAACACCGGTGACGTGTCGATCCCGGACAACGGCGCCGCGGTGACCTCCTCGATCGCCGTGACCGGCCGGGCCGGCAACGCCCCGGCCAACCTCCAGGTCGCGGTCGACATCGTGCACACCTGGCGCGGTGACCTGGTGATCGACCTGCTGGCCCCGGACGGGACGGCGTACCGCCTGAAGAACTTCAGCTCCTCCGACTCGGCGGACAACGTCGACGAGACCTACACGGTCAACGCCTCCTCCGAGGTCGCCGACGGCACCTGGCGGCTGAGGGTGCAGGACCAGGCGGCACGGGACACCGGCTACATCAACAGCTGGAAACTGACCTTCCCGTAG
- a CDS encoding DUF1990 family protein: MSFTYEDVGATRETGFCPPGFHPLHVRTRIGEGEAVFRRAAEAVSTWEMHRAIGVGVEATADRAAPGVDVTMTLAGMIKAPCRIVWTVSEYRRTGWAYGTLPGHPECGEEAFLVERTGDGTVWLTVSAFSRAAKWYARAGGAATRGLQQAYARRCGKVLRQLCEPEQQD; encoded by the coding sequence ATGTCGTTCACCTACGAGGACGTCGGCGCCACCCGCGAGACGGGTTTCTGCCCGCCCGGCTTCCACCCCCTGCATGTGCGCACCCGCATAGGTGAGGGCGAGGCGGTGTTCCGCCGCGCCGCCGAGGCCGTGAGCACCTGGGAGATGCACCGGGCGATCGGTGTCGGCGTGGAGGCGACCGCGGACCGCGCGGCCCCCGGGGTGGACGTCACCATGACCCTCGCCGGCATGATCAAGGCGCCCTGCCGGATCGTCTGGACGGTCTCCGAGTACCGCCGCACCGGCTGGGCCTACGGCACGCTCCCCGGTCACCCCGAATGCGGCGAGGAGGCCTTCCTCGTCGAACGCACCGGAGACGGCACGGTCTGGCTGACCGTGTCCGCCTTCAGCCGCGCCGCGAAGTGGTACGCCCGCGCGGGCGGTGCGGCGACGAGGGGGCTGCAGCAGGCCTACGCGCGACGCTGCGGCAAGGTGCTCCGGCAGCTGTGCGAGCCGGAACAGCAGGACTGA
- a CDS encoding glycosyltransferase family 1 protein — protein MKAIRRFTVRPVLPDSLRPLSDLARNLRWSWHTETRDLFQSVDPERWAASGGDPVRLLGSVRPARLAELTEDRRFLRRLTTVADELDDYVTGDRWYQAQPGELPAAVAYFSPEFGITAALPQYSGGLGILAGDHLKAASDLGVPLIGVGLLYRHGYFRQSLSRDGWQQEHYPVLDPNELPLALLKEADGSPAQVTLALPGGRFLRARIWLAQVGRVPLLLLDSDVEENDLGERGVTDRLYGGGSEHRLLQEMLLGIGGVRAVRTYCRLTGHPGPEVFHTNEGHAGFLGLERIAELADLGLEFDSALEAVRAGTVFTTHTPVPAGIDRFDRELVARHFGPGAELPRIDVERILRLGMETYPGGEPNLFNMAVMGLRLAQRANGVSLLHGKVSREMFSGLWPGFDAEEVPITSVTNGVHAPTWIAPEVFRLGARQIGAQRAEDAFTGGDADRWDAVADIPDQDIHDLRRTLREQLVAEVRDRLRVSWRQRGAGTAELGWIDGVLDPDVLTIGFARRVPSYKRLTLMLRDRDRLMDLLLHPQRPVQIVVAGKAHPADDGGKRLVQELVRFADDPRVRHRIVFLPDYGMAMAQKLYPGCDIWLNNPLRPLEACGTSGMKAALNGCLNLSVLDGWWDEWFQPDFGWAIPTADGAGTDPDRRDDIEAAALYDLLEQRVAPRFYERGPGGLPDRWIEMVRQTLTLLGPKVLAGRMVREYVERLYAPAARAHRAMAPDTARELAEWKSRLRAAWHAVTVDHVETSATTATAELGTTLTLRVRVGLGELAPDDVEVQAVSGRVDSEDRIADATAVPLKSVGGADAEGRWVYEGPLSLDRTGPYGYTVRILPAHRLLASSAEPGLVAVPSEDVVEGAGVLLR, from the coding sequence GTGAAGGCGATCCGTCGGTTCACGGTCCGACCCGTTCTTCCCGACTCCCTGCGGCCGCTGAGCGATCTGGCCCGCAATCTGCGCTGGTCCTGGCACACCGAGACACGCGACCTGTTCCAGTCCGTCGATCCGGAGCGGTGGGCCGCCTCGGGGGGCGATCCCGTACGCCTGCTGGGCAGCGTGCGGCCCGCGCGGCTCGCCGAGCTGACCGAGGACCGCCGGTTCCTGCGCAGGCTCACCACCGTCGCCGACGAACTCGACGACTACGTCACCGGCGACCGCTGGTACCAGGCGCAGCCCGGTGAGCTGCCCGCCGCCGTCGCCTACTTCTCGCCCGAGTTCGGCATCACCGCCGCCCTGCCCCAGTACTCCGGCGGACTCGGCATCCTGGCCGGCGACCATCTGAAGGCGGCCAGCGACCTCGGCGTGCCGCTGATCGGGGTCGGGCTGCTGTACCGGCACGGGTACTTCCGGCAGAGCCTGTCCCGGGACGGCTGGCAGCAGGAGCACTACCCCGTCCTCGACCCCAACGAGCTGCCGCTGGCCCTGCTGAAGGAGGCCGACGGCAGCCCGGCCCAGGTCACCCTCGCCCTGCCGGGCGGCCGGTTCCTGCGTGCCCGGATCTGGCTGGCCCAGGTCGGCCGGGTCCCGCTGCTGCTGCTCGACTCGGACGTCGAGGAGAACGACCTCGGCGAACGCGGCGTGACCGACCGGCTCTACGGCGGCGGCAGCGAGCACCGGCTGCTCCAGGAGATGCTGCTCGGCATCGGCGGCGTCCGGGCGGTGCGCACGTACTGCCGGCTGACCGGACATCCCGGGCCCGAGGTGTTCCACACCAACGAGGGGCACGCGGGGTTCCTGGGCCTGGAGCGGATCGCCGAACTCGCCGACCTGGGCCTGGAGTTCGACTCGGCGCTGGAAGCGGTCCGCGCGGGCACCGTGTTCACCACCCACACCCCCGTCCCGGCGGGCATCGACCGCTTCGACCGCGAACTCGTCGCCCGCCACTTCGGCCCCGGCGCCGAACTCCCGCGCATCGATGTCGAACGCATCCTCCGGCTCGGCATGGAGACCTATCCGGGAGGCGAGCCCAACCTGTTCAACATGGCCGTGATGGGCCTGCGCCTGGCCCAGCGCGCCAACGGCGTCTCCCTGCTGCACGGCAAGGTCAGCCGTGAGATGTTCTCCGGTCTGTGGCCCGGGTTCGACGCCGAAGAGGTGCCGATCACCTCGGTCACCAACGGTGTGCACGCCCCGACCTGGATCGCCCCCGAGGTGTTCCGGCTCGGCGCCCGCCAGATCGGCGCGCAACGCGCGGAGGACGCCTTCACCGGCGGCGACGCGGACCGCTGGGACGCGGTGGCGGACATCCCCGACCAGGACATCCACGACCTTCGCCGCACCCTGCGCGAGCAACTGGTGGCCGAGGTGCGGGACCGGCTGCGCGTCTCCTGGCGGCAGCGCGGCGCCGGCACGGCCGAGCTGGGCTGGATCGACGGCGTCCTCGACCCGGACGTCCTGACCATCGGGTTCGCCCGGCGCGTCCCGTCGTACAAGCGGCTGACGCTGATGCTGCGCGACCGCGACCGGCTGATGGACCTGCTGCTGCACCCGCAGCGCCCGGTCCAGATCGTGGTGGCCGGCAAGGCGCACCCCGCGGACGACGGAGGCAAGCGGCTCGTCCAGGAACTGGTCCGGTTCGCCGACGACCCGCGGGTACGGCACCGGATCGTCTTCCTGCCCGACTACGGCATGGCGATGGCGCAGAAGCTGTACCCGGGCTGCGACATCTGGCTCAACAACCCCCTGCGCCCGCTGGAGGCCTGCGGCACCAGCGGTATGAAGGCGGCCCTGAACGGCTGCCTCAACCTCTCCGTCCTCGACGGCTGGTGGGACGAGTGGTTCCAGCCCGACTTCGGCTGGGCGATCCCGACGGCGGACGGCGCGGGCACCGACCCCGACCGCCGCGACGACATCGAGGCCGCCGCCCTCTACGACCTGCTGGAGCAGCGTGTCGCCCCGCGCTTCTACGAGCGCGGACCGGGCGGTCTGCCCGACCGCTGGATCGAGATGGTGCGCCAGACCCTCACCCTGCTCGGCCCGAAGGTGCTGGCCGGCCGGATGGTCCGCGAGTACGTCGAGCGGCTGTACGCTCCGGCCGCCCGCGCCCACCGCGCCATGGCCCCGGACACGGCACGTGAGCTGGCCGAGTGGAAGTCCCGGCTGCGCGCGGCCTGGCACGCGGTCACCGTCGACCACGTCGAGACGTCCGCGACCACCGCCACCGCCGAACTCGGCACCACGCTCACCCTGCGGGTCCGTGTCGGCCTCGGCGAACTCGCCCCCGACGACGTGGAGGTGCAGGCGGTGTCCGGGCGGGTGGACTCCGAGGACCGGATCGCCGACGCCACCGCGGTCCCGCTGAAGTCGGTGGGCGGGGCGGACGCGGAGGGCCGCTGGGTGTACGAGGGTCCGCTGTCCCTGGACCGCACCGGGCCCTACGGGTACACGGTGCGCATCCTCCCGGCGCATCGCCTGCTCGCGTCGAGCGCTGAGCCCGGCCTGGTGGCGGTGCCGTCGGAGGACGTGGTGGAGGGGGCGGGGGTGCTGCTGCGCTGA